The following coding sequences are from one Nicotiana tomentosiformis chromosome 3, ASM39032v3, whole genome shotgun sequence window:
- the LOC104102925 gene encoding RING-H2 finger protein ATL77-like — protein MVMEIVVSVVLLLVGIAVLVFIHVCIVGRAFRSRNGINGVIFNPRNVNKSMSKEDIKKLPCFDYSVEIKGSSSPVDCAVCLENFKAGEKCRLLPKCNHNFHAQCIDSWLQKTAACPICRASAKSPLKTEQENNNSSEVGLEMT, from the coding sequence atGGTAATGGAAATTGTGGTCTCCGTAGTGTTGCTGTTAGTGGGAATAGCTGTTTTGGTATTCATTCATGTTTGTATTGTTGGAAGAGCATTTAGGAGCAGAAATGGTATAAATGGTGTCATTTTTAATCCAAGAAATGTGAACAAAAGCATGTCAAAGGAAGATATAAAGAAGCTGCCCTGTTTTGATTACAGTGTGGAAATAAAAGGAAGTAGTAGCCCTGTGGATTGTGCTGTGTGTTTGGAGAATTTTAAGGCTGGTGAAAAGTGCAGGCTTTTACCAAAGTGTAACCATAATTTTCATGCTCAATGCATTGATTCATGGCTACAGAAAACAGCTGCTTGTCCAATTTGCAGAGCCAGTGCTAAATCGCCATTGAAAACAGAGCAAGAAAACAACAATTCTAGTGAAGTTGGACTTGAAATGACTTAA